TCGCCCGGGACACTTCAATCCGGCGAGGGGACGGAGCGGGTCGCGGCGGATGGTGCCGAGGGCGGAAGCCACCTCCGAGGCGGGACCGAATCACGCCCGTGAGAGAGACCAACCGCGAGTGGTACTTCGTCGAACGGCCCGAAGGCGAACCGACGCTCGACAGCTTCGAGTTCCGCGAGAGCGACGTCCCAGAACCCAGACACGGCGAACTGCTCGTCCGCGTCCGATATCTCTCGGTGGACCCGTACATGCGCGGCCGAATGCGCGACGCCGAGTCCTACGCCGAACCGTGGGACGTGGGCGACACCCTGAAGGGCGGCGTCGTCGGCGAAGTCGTCGAGAGCGAGAGCGACCGATACGAGGCGGGCGACTACGTCACCGGCAACGGTGCGTGGGCCGACTACGCCGTCCTCGACGCCGACGAGGCCGCGCCCGTCGATACGTCCGTCGCGGGACTGCCGGCGTACCTCGGCGTCCTCGGGATGCCCGGCCGGACGGCGTACTTCGGGCTGCTGGAGGTGGGCGAACCGAAGCCCGGCGACACGGTGGTCGTCTCGGGCGCGGCGGGCGCCGTCGGCTCCGTCGTCGGCCAGATAGCGAAGCGGAACGGCTGTCGCGTCGTCGGCTTCGCCGGGTCCGACGAGAAGACCGACTGGCTCACCGACGAGTTGGGATTCGACGCGGCGATAAACTACAAATCGACCGACGACTACGCGGCCGCCCTCGACGACGCCGCGCCCGGCGGCGTCGACGTTTACTTCGACAACGTCGGCGGCCCCATCACCGACGCGGTGTTCACGAAACTGAACCTGGACGCCCGCGTCGCCGTCTGCGGGCAGATTGCCCACTACAACGACGAGGGCGCCCCGACCGGGCCGCGAAAGCTCCCGATGCTCATCGCGCCGCGCGCGAAGGTGCAGGGACTGCTCGTCGGCGACTACGCGACGCGCTTCGAGGAGGCGGCCGAGCGACTCGGGTCGTGGGTCGACGCCGGCGAACTCGAACACCGCGAAACGGTCGTCGAGGGGTTGGAGAACGC
This genomic stretch from Halogeometricum sp. S1BR25-6 harbors:
- a CDS encoding NADP-dependent oxidoreductase; translated protein: MRETNREWYFVERPEGEPTLDSFEFRESDVPEPRHGELLVRVRYLSVDPYMRGRMRDAESYAEPWDVGDTLKGGVVGEVVESESDRYEAGDYVTGNGAWADYAVLDADEAAPVDTSVAGLPAYLGVLGMPGRTAYFGLLEVGEPKPGDTVVVSGAAGAVGSVVGQIAKRNGCRVVGFAGSDEKTDWLTDELGFDAAINYKSTDDYAAALDDAAPGGVDVYFDNVGGPITDAVFTKLNLDARVAVCGQIAHYNDEGAPTGPRKLPMLIAPRAKVQGLLVGDYATRFEEAAERLGSWVDAGELEHRETVVEGLENAPDAFLGLFSGDNIGKQVVKVSEE